The Lathyrus oleraceus cultivar Zhongwan6 chromosome 5, CAAS_Psat_ZW6_1.0, whole genome shotgun sequence genome includes the window GCATATTTGAGAGGCCCATCATCAACAAATAAGGTAAGGTGCACCAGGTCTCCATCTGATGTGATCATTTTGTTAGGAATGGTATCATATTTTTGGAGACTTCTAGTATGGAATCTAGTCCTTTGGAATATTCTTTATTGCTCTAAATGTGCAGCACCTCTTTCAAGTATATGTGGCTCACTCTGGTCATCATGAAATCAAAATAGCACACTAGAATATGAGGCAATATCTTGACTCATCCAATTCTAACATTATTTCTCGTTGATTGCAACATCTATGCTTACAACAATCTTCTTGGTCAGAGAACTGTAAAAAAATGTATGAACCTTCAATTTAGTAACCTATAGGCTTTTTCCTTCTTTGGTCTCTGTGTGTTTGACAAATAAAGAGCAAAAAATCCTCAAGTTCTTAATAGATGAAGTGTGATTTGATCCAGAAACATGTCCAGTATCTTGATTGGACTCTTGTTGAGCACATAACAAAGAGTTTGGACATATTCACCCAAAAATTACGTGGAAGATTATTTTCTTTCAACATGCATAAAGTAATGTGCATCCTCTTAGAAAGAACATTATGTTGAGGGGTGTTTGGTTCATTGATCTCATACAAGACTCATATATCATCATATAAGGATTCAAGTTCTCTTAAAGTGTACTCACCACCTTCATTACTTATGAGAATCTCGATTAGCTTTTCAACTCGTTTTTGTGCCATCACTTTAAACTTCATGAGAATTTGGAGCGccttatctttgggttttatcAGATAGACTCACATATCACTCTACCGAATTCAACCATAAAGGAAACAAATCATTTATTTCCTCCCAATGACATTGTGTCATAAGGACTAAAAGCATCAGTATGTACCACATCAAGTTTACCTTGAGCTCTCATTAGAATCTAAGACACAAGATTTACTTGGTTGATTTCCTATCAAACAATACTTGCACATATCTACTGGAAACCCGATCATAGATAAACCATGTGCCATATCCCTTGACTTTAAGGTACAAAGACTATTAAAATTAAGGTGTCTGAATTATAGGTGACATATTGAAGCATCGTCTCCAAGCACCTCAGAAGAACGACAATGGGAGTTTGTTGCATTGATATGGACTTAAAAAGTTATATTTTTAGAAAGAGGAGCTTTCAAAATAGTTTTCTGATGTGCATTAAAGACCTTCATCTTATTGCTGGAAGCATGCATCATAAATCCATTTCAAGCAATTGACCCATGCTCAAAAAGTTACTTTTCATGCTTGAAACAAACAACACACTAGTAATGAATGCTTGATTTTCTTGTTTTCCTTTGATCAAAACATTACCAACTCCCTCTAATGGATTGGTTTTGTTATCAGAAAAGTATATGTTTGTCTTTCTTGAATCATCAAAATTAACAAGTCATTCTCGATGACATTTCATGTGATTAGAATATTTTGTGTCCAAATACCATCCATCTATACTTCCAAGTTCATCATTTGTTGTTTCCACCAATAAAACATGGTTTGAGTCACTCTCACCCGTAGCCATGTGTGCCTTATTGTATGCATTATCTTTGCTTCTTGGAACACGTTCTTACGATCATCCGTGAAGTCTACAAATTTTTGGAAATTATAACACTTAATGTTCTTCTTGTTCATTGGCTTTTTTCCATTCCATTATTGATGATCACTATTTTTTCTTGAAGAATATTCAGACTGATCACTTCTCTTGGAGTTATCTTTGTAGGTGGATTTGTCTTTTACCTTCCACTATAAAACACCAAGTTTCTTGGATGTTTGAGTCTGAAGAGTCTACTCAGTCACCGCTCTTTGGTTCATTCAAACACTCTTTGTTCACGTGCTTCGTGACACAAAATCTTTTGATTTTTCAATTTCCACTTCAATGTAATCAAATTTTAAGGACAAAGTGCACATCACTTTATTCACAATGGTTTAATTAGAAACAAATTCATTGTAGCCCTTCATTTGATCGGTGAAATGTGTGATCCTATTAAAATACTAAAAAATCTTCTCATTATTCTCCATCTGCAACAACTTGAATTGTCTTCTCAATTTTTGAAAACGAGCTTTATTGAGTTTGTCAACACGACTTTTCTCAAATCTGCCTCACGTCTCCTTTGATGAAGTAATGttctcaattttttttaaaattcattgTTTTAACACATTGATAGATGCAGAACATTGAAGTCCTTCTACTTTTATGTGCAACAACTTGAACATCTTATACAACATTTGGAAGATCTTGCAAACCCATTTGCTATATTTCCACCATATCATAGAATCCAAAAATCACATTAATTTGCTTGTTCTATCTACCTTAGTTCTTGATGTTAAGTAGCAAAAGCTTCCCACTAATTTTTTTCTCTAAGTTTCTCCATAAATAATCACAACATGATCATTGATACATCACTAATTAAACTTACAAACACTAACCAAactcaaaacaactcaaacaaTTAATTTATCTAGTTACTTGTATAAGAATTAATTTCACCACCTAGTTAAACTTATAAAACAAATAACAAACTAAAATCTTTTAGACTTTATATTTCAATAGATTATAACATATTTTTGAAAAATCATATTCAAGTCTAATAAACTCAAAACAACTTAACCAATTAAGTTAGCTAGTATACGAGTAATTTAACCACCTAGTTATACTTATAATACAAATAACTAACTAAAATTATTTTGATTTGAATTATATTTCAACAGATTATAACATATTTCAAGTCTAAAAGTGAGCATGCAACAAATTATGAGATATATCTTAATTTAGATTTTAAAACTATGAGAGATATCTTAGTTTTAAATTTTAAGCAAAACATTTAAGTAATTCGATTCAATTTATTCTCACTCTTAATTTCAACTCGTaagtttatttttaaaatttttatcCAATCAATTTCATTTTTTGTTTTTCTACATATTTTCTTTAAATATAACTTTTGTTACACCATGGAGAATAATTGTTCCTTTTTTCCTATGATGTAGAAATTGTACACTGAAATGGAAAATCGAATTGAGAATGTAACAAAGTTGAAAAGAGTACCCAAAGAAGTACATTTAAAGCACAAAGGATTTTCTCAATGGGATTCATATTCATCTCGACGTGACCATGACACCATTCTTCAAGTAAATTGCTTAATTCAATTTACTTAATTAGTATTTTCATTAATGTTTGTGACTTATGATTATTTATACAATATTTTGCTTTTATTTACTAGATACTACTTCATAAAAAGGATCCTAATAACTCAAAAGATGTAGATGGTTTCATTTTACCAACTTTGGTATATTTAGCTCGTGAGAAGAGGCCTCAATATCACCATAACTTCAAAGCAGGAGCTATGAATTCATTGGTATATATATTATATTGATGgaatatatataaatatatatatatatatatatatatatatatatatatatatatatatatatatatatatatatatatatatatatatatatatatatatatatatatatatatatatatatatatatatatatatatatatatatatatatatatatatatatatatatatatatatatatatatatatatatatatatatatatatttgagTTGTATTAAATATGCACCTTATGAACTGCAGTTAAGGGTGTCTTCGATTATCAGCAATGGAAAAGTGATTCTGAATGTAGATTGTGACATGTACTCAAACAATTCAGAATCTATAAAAGATGCTCTATGTTTTTTCATGGATGAAAAGAAAGGACATGAAATTGCTTTTGTGCAATCTCCGCAGAATTTTGAGAATGTCACTAAGAATGATTTATATGGTAGTGCTCTTCTAGCAATTAGCGAGGTGAGTTGTTTCTTGTATCAAAAGTAACATAAGTTAGAGTTTTTAATTACACGTAATGGACTAATAGCTTAATTGTATCAAATTTATGATAAGTAAATAGAATTATCATGGTATTATAGTTGATAAATTGTATGTGTAGGTGGAGTTCCATGGTATAGATGGTTTTGGTGGCCCTTTGTATGTAGGAACTGGCTGCTTTCATAAGAGAGAATCTCTTTGTGGAATGAAGTTTAATGATGAATATAAGCATAATTGGAAGAGTGAAGATGACTTATTCAAAGAAGCAAATTTGCAAGAAATGGAAGAAAAATCAAAGGACCTTGCAAGTTGCTCATATGAGAAAAATACACAATGGGGAAAAGAGGTTCTTTATATATACTCTTTCTTTCTCACGCTAAACTCGAATATCTATGTggaaaaaataataaaagttaaatttatttctaaaccctaaaccctaaacaTTAAACTTGAATGATATTTTTTTTGAGTTGCAGATGGGTTTAAAATACGGGTGTCCAGTGGAGGATGTGATAACAGGTTTGTCCATACAAAGCAAAGGATGGAAATCAGTGTACTACAATCCACGTAGGAAGGCTTTCTTAGGTGTAGCTCCAACTTCCTTACTTCAAGTACTTATTCAACATAAGAGATGGTCTGAAGGGGACTTTCAAATTTTGTTTTCTAAGTATAGTCCTGCATGGTATGCTTTTGGGAAGATTAGTGTTGGCCTCCAAATGGGATATTGTTCTTATTGCTTATGGTCACCTAATTGTTTACCTACTTTGTATTACTCCATCATCCCTTCACTTTATCTCCTTAAAGGCATTCCCTTATTTCCAAAGGTAACAAAATAATTCCATTGAACTTTGAGGTGTTTAATAGTAACCGTAGAGACGGTCACCGACGTTAACACGATGGACATGTCTTTTTTTCTAGAGGTATAAGTGCTATAGAGGTTTAATATTTTATTGGTTGAATTTTCAGGTGTCAAGTCCTTGGTTCATACCTTTTGCATATGTAATAATTGGGGAAACTATTTATAGTTTGTTGGAGTTTCTTTGGTGTGGAGGGACATTTAAAGGATGGTGGAATGACCTAAGGATATGGTTGTACAAGAGGACAACCTCTTATCTATATGCATTTATTGACACCATCTTGAAGCTTTTTGGTTTTTCAAATTCAGTCTTTATAATCACAAATAAGGTTTCAGAAGAAGAAGTTTCCAAACGCCATGAGAAAGAAATTATGGAGTTTGGAACATCTTCACCAATGTTTACTATATTAGTAACAATCGCCTTATTCAATTTAATTTGTTTTCTTAATGTGTTGAAGGATGTAGTCCTAAGAGGTGGTGGATATGGAGCATATGAGAAAATTGGGTTACAAATTATTTTGTGTGGCTTTTTGGTTCTCATTAATGTGCCTTTATACCAAGGCATTTTCTTAAGGAAGGATAGTGGTAAGTTGCCAAGTTCTCTTGGCATGAAATCAACAATATTAGCTCTAGTTTTAGTTCTTTCCTTCAGCTATGTATGACAAAAAATAAATACTTATACTTGATTTTGTTTTTCAATTGGAAGTGTATTATTAGTGTTGAACATGTCattttgttgttttgttttattttctatTAAGTTAAGGTTTAAGTGTTTTTATTTTATATAAACAAATTTAAGTGTTGAATTGTTCGATTTCAGAATGAGTACTATCGTAGGTAGGTATTTGTTTATCGTCTCCACAAGGATTAGTGCGATATCAATGCCGTTCAACCCTTACTGTGATTTTAAGCTTATGTTTGCAAGGTTTATTTTAAAGCTACGCTATGTAAAACGAATAACAGAAAAATAAAGTTTCAGGGAGGTAAGATCTTGTCAGGATTGAACTTCATCTACCAATCAAATATGTAATTTATCAATCAGTTGTACATAATCATAAACATTCGTCAATATCATCATGTATCGCTCACATCAGTGTTCATGTCTGAAACGCTGACGAGAGTTCTACCCTATTGCTTAATCGATGATCTCTCAGCCTATTAAATAATACGGAGCATTAAGAATCGATACTCACGGTAAGTGTTAAATGTAAATCTATGTCTATAGTTTAGAATCTAACAAAATGTTTATCCTAGATCTATATTCGAAGAGTACTTCTTAGTAACAATTCAAATCATAAGATAAATATGTAAACAAGAATAACATCGATAGAGATTCGTGAATATATTGTATACAACGTCATGATAAATAAAAATACACACTATAGCAGTAACTTACATCCAATCCCAATAAGAGAGGGATTTAGCTACACATAGTAGCTAGATACAAAAAGAAAGCTGGAGAGGAACAAGCACCCACCGTGATTTTCCAACGATTGAAGTGAATCCAACTCCGAATCTTCAAGAATCATCCTCCACTTGTTATTTTCTAAGCCACACTCTCTCAAAAAATGCCTTCTCTCGGATATTCCAAGAGAGCTCAAGAAAAATATCCAAAAAACAAAGAGAGAAGATCCAAAAATATGATTTGGATCTATTTATACAAAGTTGGAAATTTGTTGTCTTGCCCGATGAACTCATCCTCGCATGGAGAAAGTTACTTTTTGGCCCAGCTGGCAGTCAGAGCGCATTAAACCGTCATTGGAAAAAATATTTGATCTCGCCCGGCGAACTCAAGTTCACCAAGCCTCTCTAGGAGATCATCACGAGTTTTCTCCCTGGATTTCATCTGGTTTGTCTCGCTGGCGAGCTCGCTTTTCCTTCGTCAGCTCTCGCCGAACGAGCATCCTGAAACTTCCCATCTTGGCTTTGTTCCTTGTTCTTTGAATTATATCTTTTCCTTTGGTTTCTTGCACCATTTCCAGCACACTAACACACATACCAAGGATACCAAAACTAATTGCAATTATATGACATTCAGTGGAAAACATGAAGAATTCAACAACGAAACCGCAAGAGATCTTTTATAAAAACACCACCATTTTTTTAAAATAGCATATTTGATATTTGGCAAGATAGGTTAAATTTTTTTCTTCAAAGCATAAAACATGAATTATGGGAAACTATTGCCAATGGTCAGTTTATCATCAAGTAAATAATGAAATAGCAGATAAACCCGATTTTCTTTGGATcgaagaagaaaaaagaaaatttgaaaTATATTTCAAAACGAAAAGTTCTATAAAAATATCTTTAGCTGACACTATTTTTAATGTGTTCATCATCACAATACCGCCAAGGAAATGTGGGATTCTCTTGAACTAATATATGGAGATTCTCCAAGTATTAAACAAGAGAAGATGAACACATGAGGAAAAGAAAATAATCATGGTTCTTTTTCTAAACTTATAAGTATTGGAAAGTCTGCTGGAAACTATGTCACTTCATAGAATTAAGAATTGGAAGTGTAATTCAACTCTTAAATCAATAGGTTGGAGTCTTCATGAATTTCAGGAAAATCAAGAAAGAAAGAAATTATAAAGAAGATGGACAAACCGGTTCAACTACTCAAAGATGAGGGAATCCCAACTGAAGAATAAATCATCCTCGTCTTAATCCTATCACACAACTCATGTACAATCCTTCGAAAGAATGCACTTAGTAGATCTTAGGAAAATTCAACATCAAATGAAGGACCCTCTTGTTCAAGAAACGACAAAGAAGATGGATAAATTTATTCAATACTCAAATGAAGAAGAGAAGGAAAAACATCGACCACAGGGAGAAATCTAAATGAATCATCTTCTAATAAATATGATAAAATTTACTTAAAGACATCCTACAAGAGAGACATTGTTCCATGTATTAAACCTTCCTATCCATAGTTATTAAAAATGATTGTGCATTGAATGGAATAAAATGAAGAACATACCATAGACCTTAAGGAATCCCTAAACAAAGTCAACAACTCCCTTAAAACAAGGATAACTAACTCAAAGACAATGTAAGATTCTCTTATATAGGAAGTAGTTCACCTACGAGAAACCCATGGATAATTTACCCAAAGGAAAAGCTTGACTTATGTTTACCTATTAAAAGATCCTCTTTTAATAAAAATGGTATAAGTTTTAGAAAGAGAAACTAGATCATAAAATAACATtgatgacttctcgacaagtgtaTCGATAATGTCAAAGTAATAAAAAGATCAAATCCATATGGTCTGCCTTCAAGCAAGAAAAAATGTGTGCAATATGTAGGAAACAAGCAAAAGGGGGGGTTTTGAGTTTCagtgcgaaaagtaaataaacgaGTAAACAATATCACGAAAGCGGTCAGGTTTTGTTCCAGAATCCCATATTCGTCTATTTTTTatgtttgatgccttgtatgaatggtCTTATCACTATAACACCACAGAgaattaacaaaaccgttataTCCGATCtctcacgaaataactcactaaccactactcagaGCTTTCTATTCCTAGTCCGCCAGCGTAATCAGGGTTATGCGATGTATAGAACGTTAATTCTttatgccactactcggggtctccttTTCCTATTCAACTAGCGTAAGTACAACAATTTCCCTAAGTCCAACATATATAATAATGATAAGTATTCCCTATGTTcccaaaatcatattaaaatagtatctcacataaaaaaaACATTAAGAACAATAAGCAATTGAATGACAATATAAATCAAAAGGTTCGTACAAtagtcaaatcaacatagaatccaacaatatagaaataagttcatcataacacaacaTAACCTATAGGATCTTAGATGATCATAACACAATAAACAATACCATAATTGATAGATAAAAATAACATATGAAATTCATTGAATTAatggcctccaatggcttcaaatgctctaaaaatcACCACTTGTGCTCTCAAAATCGTGCCTTGATCTCCCAATTTCGTAACACTTGTGAAAGTGCATAAAATCCCCTTTTAAAGGCGTCAAAATGCGTCAAAAAAGTCCAAAAAAAGTGCCTATCGCGCGCGTGATGCAACGTTTATGTCACTATCGCGATGTTGCACTTGATTATTCCAGTGGTTGCACGCTTTTGCTCcatttttcactcaaattttcactaagtccacaattttTGCACTTAGCTAATTTTCCTCATTTTTTGTTCATTCTTCTTTATTTACCTCAACTTTCACTTGTTTTACTCCAattcttcgactaaatatatgTAATGAAGGACTttcatcacaaccccaaacttgaatcgtTGCTTGCCCTCAAGCAACTCGTCTGCAACTGAACATTTCAACAGACAACAAGTCGCACAATAAAAATCGAGCACCACcaaattaaatatttcttttaCCTTAACATTGTTCTAGCTTCCAACTTCTATCCGGTGAATTCAGAGAACGTCCTCAACATTGATGAGTACTCAATCTCTCTCTCAGCTCACTATAACTCACTCAATGGATATGGTGATCTCTCAATCCACATGCAAAATTAATTATACTTAacttgatcatgttctaatagaGTTCATCATAGAAATCATAACACACACATTAAAGGTCTTTTCAGGTTGTAACCTGGCTTATGTTTGGGTAAGATATTTTGaggaaagtaggtttaaacctttggatTTAGGTGCCTAGTTCTCCTTCTATCGTCATACCTCTTTGTTCCTTTTTGACGGTACTAGAGAATTTTTGTCCTTCTTATAATatcattcttttttttttttttttgaagaagtgCCTTTTTCCACTTCTTTTCTTTCAtaaccattttcaaaaatttggaccatattctctagtaccccaaccctAAACTTAGAACTTTtctcacttccaagagcaacctcaaacttaatctttttcataTACTTTAGGAACGATACTTCTACCTTactccaaagagagggtggaaagaaAATATCTTTCAAGTCATATGGCTAAGAATTTTAGGCTACGCCACCGAAAGAAAGGTTaaggctcaaagtggttagcaatggATATACCTATTACTACATGGCGGTTTACAAAGGCTTAAAGTTCTAAACAAAAAATTGTCTTAGTGTGTGTCGGTAAAACCAGATAACTTAATCGGAAATCAATCAAACTagataaaataataatgcatggatacactcataaAGAAATAAAAGTGAACAATGGAAATATTTGACTCAAACCTTACTAGATGGGCTATATGTAGGTTAAGTACAAGTCTgttgattcttttctcatctttCGCCTTCAAGTTGCTAGTTGCTATTGTGATGATCAGGTTTCTTTTGGATCATATGTTTAATGTTAAAGTGCTAAACTTGTAAATCTGAAGGGTTAAATATACAACACCCCATACAATATTAGCGAATTTTGGTTTACCCCAGTAAATCCCTAGTAAAAGAATTATTTTTATCCCCCCTCGTAACATGAAGATTCTTCGTCTATGCCCCATGTGCGCACTATTTCAGCCCAGATTCCACTTATTAGGGACAATCTAGATGGacttttatttaattttttatttattaattaaaatcCATGTGGATTTTTTGTTactttttttacttttttttttatatataattttttttatgttttcttaaattatttttattaatatttcTTATGAAAATCTATTTATAAATTAGTTATTAaaacttaatctttttcataTACTTTAGGAACTATacttctacctaactccaaagagagggtggaaagaaAAGATCTTCCAAGTCATATGGCTAATAATTTTAGGCTATATCACCGAAAGAAAGGCTAAGACTCAAAGCGGTTAGCAATGAATATGCCTATTACTACATGGCGGTTTACAAAGGCTCAACATTATAAACAAAATATTGTCTCAGTGTGTGTCGGTCAAACCAGATAACTTAATCGGAAACTAATCAAACCagataaaataataatgcatggaCACACTCATAAATAAAGAAAAGTGAACAATGGAGATATTTGGATCAAACCTTACTAGATGAGGTATATGTAGGTGAAGTACAAGTCTGTTGATTCTTTTCTCATATTTTGCCTTCAAGTTGCTAGTTGCTATTGTGATGATTCTCATCTTTCGCCTTTAAGTTGCTAGTTATTATTGTGATGATCAGGTTTCTTTTGGATCATATGTTCAATGTTAAAATGCTAAACTTTTAAATCTGAAAGGTTAAATATCCGACACCCCATACAATGTTAGCAAATTTTGGTTTACCCCCTGTTAAATATACGAGACCCCATACAATGCTAAACTTGTAAATCTTATGAAAATCTATTTATAAATTAGTTATTAAAACATTACTTTAGGGCTTAAAGCCCCCTGAAGTTTTCTAAAGCCCAATACTTGAAGATTATTAAAACCTTAGTGTTTTACAAATAGGCTTTGCTGCTTAAAATTATTGACGATTATTGAAAGTAGTGAAAAACAATAGTATACCTTTTAAAGTATACATTTAATAAAGTCCTTGATCTCAAAGATGAACGATGTTAGAAAATGCCAACAAGTGTGATCAAAGCGTCTCTTGAGAGATATCTCAAGGTATATGACCCAAAGCAATCAGATTGAATTAATACGTCTGTAATGGACCTATTTATTTTGTGGCTTTACCAACTCTCGCATCCAACGATATGTAGAGGAAGATACACCATTTGGTGTTTTCCCTCTTGGGAAATACTTATCATAATTTCTTGATAAAAAAGGTAAAACTATTTTAAGGTTGAAATAATTAGGGAAATATGATTAAACccttaaaataatatttataaattttACTCATATAAATTAAAATGTTTCTAACCCATAAAAATGCGTATTTAAGTGCTTTATAGATAAGGGGTGCAAACAATGACAATGAGTGGTACTACAACAAGAAAAATTAACATAATGCCCAATATGCACCAAGGAGGAAAAAGTACATAAGCCCAATCGATTAACACAAAAGGGTAGTCGATTAGAAAAGTGCGATATAACTAATTTGAGATCAGATCCAAGCTTAACGTGTGCCTCAAGCAAACCAAATCTCGACATTTATGAAGATCTCACAAAATCATGATATATTGGAAAATCTAATCGATTAGAGTCATAATTTAATCGGTTAGGTGACTCAAAAAAGGAGAATTTGgattttatttttgaaaagtaTAATATGCACTAAAGCTTGCTTAGACTACACCGATAAATCCTCAGGAATCATGTTATAAATAGGTAAACATCTCCTCACTTTCTCTTGCATCTCATATTCTCATGCATCTTTTTATGAGCTTCTCTTCTTGCCATAAGTATCAACATGGCCTCCTCTAGCATAATGAATCCCTTTTATACTAGAATAATAAACtgaaaataagaagaaaaaaaactaataaTCCTATATAAAAGAGTTATTCAACCTTGGTTCCTTGATCCTAGCCTCCTAAAAAACCACAAGCCCTACCACCAAAATTTTCAGACTTCCATCAAAGAACTATTCGCAAACATACCCGATATGACCTTTCCAAGCTTAATAAAAGAATTCTACTTAAATCTAAGACTTGTAGGAACACAACTAAGAACATCTGTAAGAGGAGTTGAAATCATTATCCACAAAGACCACTTTTGGAGAATCCTTGAGTTACCCTATGAAGGGATAACCTACACTCTTGATAGACCAACAAGCTTCAAGAACTTTAAACACTTAATCACCATACCGATAATCTAAATGAGTGTACACCTTGTCAGGCCCCACAATCCCACCATATCGACAACTTAAGTGTGTTAGCGACAAGCGAATTACCACTTAGTAATATAGGTCCACTCTGTACTTAAGCATATGCAAACCAACAATTTAGAATGTCCAGCTAGAATGAACGGACCATGGGGAAGGAAGTGCAGGACACTATAGTCTCCATTAAATCATAACACTTCCAGTTAGTTTCATAAAACAAAGTGGCATCCCATTATGAGTTACGGAGCTGAAATTGCACTCAGGGGAATAAATCATAAAATTCCATCTACAAAGGCTCGTTAAGTGAGACCCAATGAACATTAGCGAGTCCAAGCTCGCTAAGAGAGGCCATGGAGAGCTCCCAGGGAGCTTTGGCGAAAAGGAATCCATTTGTGGAAAAGGTTGGCTCGATAAGCGAGACCCACACTCTCTAAGTGAGGATTCATCAACCCAGAAACCCATAAATATGAATGCTAGCTAAGCGAGACATTCACTCGATAAGTGGGTCTTCCCAGAAATGCAAAAGGCCAGAACTTGAATGCTCTCTTAGTGCCATAAAGGCTCGCTAAGCGAGAGTAGCATAACACAATAAATCTAGAAGAAACGAAGTATTAATCATTATGTAAACCAATTCATTTCTCACATGCAATGATTAACATACACATAAGAGTCATATTACAACATTTATGACTTCTCGGCAAATGGACTGATAGTGTCACAGTAATTAAAAATATAGAATCAACAAGGAGTTCTATTTCACAAGACAATATTGTGCAATGTATAGAAAATAGtaaattgggggggggggggtcaggttttaaatgagaaaagaaaataaagtgTTTTAACAGTAATGCGAAAGCGGTCAGGTTATGTATAGAATCCCCTATTtctttattgttgatgtttgatgtcTTACATGAATAATATCATCACTATGATCCCACGATGAATTAACAAAATTACTATAACCAATCCCTTGCAATATATCTCACTAATCATTACTCGGAGCTTCATATCCTTAGCCCACTAGCGTAAGCAGGATTAGG containing:
- the LOC127084712 gene encoding cellulose synthase-like protein E1 is translated as MDRGEYTPLFETKKGRGRVIYRLFAISIFVATCFIWLYRFNHIISQQEEDDGRKWIWLGLLASELWFGFYWILTQALRWNLVFRQPFKNRLSQRYEHMLPAVDIFVCTADPEIEPPMMVINTVLSVMAYDYPTEKLSVYLSDDAGSDVTFYAMLEASQFAKHWLPFCKRFKVEPRSPNAYFNTIIDTNLDNDLVAIKKLYTEMENRIENVTKLKRVPKEVHLKHKGFSQWDSYSSRRDHDTILQILLHKKDPNNSKDVDGFILPTLVYLAREKRPQYHHNFKAGAMNSLLRVSSIISNGKVILNVDCDMYSNNSESIKDALCFFMDEKKGHEIAFVQSPQNFENVTKNDLYGSALLAISEVEFHGIDGFGGPLYVGTGCFHKRESLCGMKFNDEYKHNWKSEDDLFKEANLQEMEEKSKDLASCSYEKNTQWGKEMGLKYGCPVEDVITGLSIQSKGWKSVYYNPRRKAFLGVAPTSLLQVLIQHKRWSEGDFQILFSKYSPAWYAFGKISVGLQMGYCSYCLWSPNCLPTLYYSIIPSLYLLKGIPLFPKVSSPWFIPFAYVIIGETIYSLLEFLWCGGTFKGWWNDLRIWLYKRTTSYLYAFIDTILKLFGFSNSVFIITNKVSEEEVSKRHEKEIMEFGTSSPMFTILVTIALFNLICFLNVLKDVVLRGGGYGAYEKIGLQIILCGFLVLINVPLYQGIFLRKDSGKLPSSLGMKSTILALVLVLSFSYV